In Sinorhizobium fredii, one DNA window encodes the following:
- a CDS encoding fumarate reductase/succinate dehydrogenase flavoprotein subunit, producing MEDNFVEGLTEVTCDVLVIGGGTAGPMAALKAKQRNPELNVVLLEKANVKRSGAISMGMDGLNNAVVPGYATPEQYTKEITIANDGIVDQAPVFKYASRCFEIIEELDRFGIRFQKNANGDFDLKKVHHLGTYVLPMPNGDTVKKALYRQIRRERILISNRFMATRLLTAKDGRIAGAIAVNTRSAEFLVLRAKTVILCMGAAGRLGLPHSGYLFGTYENPTNSGDGYSMAYHAGAALANLECYQINPLIKDYNGPACAYVAGPFGAYTANSEGKRFIESDYWSGQMMQEFYNELQSGKGPVFLKLNHLHPDTVGEIEQILHKVERPSRGRFHQARGTDYREVMIEMHISEIGFCSGHSASGVFVDEFARTTVPGLYAAGDMASVPHNYMLGAFTNGAIAGEHAAGVAGEIDLPEFDSELVSLERQRVLAPTRRDDGIPPNQLEYKTRRLVNDYLQPPKVTAKMQIGQARLAEVREDLERALVARNPHELMRSLEVSSILDCADMAAQASLYRTESRWGLYHNRVDYPDKDDDNWFCHTLLRKVDGRMVSEKRAIEPYIVPIEHEERTAYERLRVSNQA from the coding sequence ATGGAAGACAATTTTGTCGAAGGCCTCACGGAAGTAACTTGCGATGTTCTGGTGATCGGCGGCGGTACGGCCGGACCGATGGCGGCGTTGAAAGCGAAGCAGCGAAATCCCGAATTGAACGTGGTGCTACTCGAAAAGGCCAATGTGAAGCGCTCAGGCGCGATTTCGATGGGCATGGATGGGCTGAACAATGCCGTCGTGCCGGGATACGCCACGCCGGAGCAGTACACCAAGGAGATCACCATCGCCAATGACGGCATCGTCGATCAGGCGCCGGTGTTCAAGTATGCCTCACGCTGTTTCGAAATCATCGAGGAGCTCGACCGCTTCGGCATACGCTTCCAGAAGAACGCCAATGGCGACTTCGACCTGAAGAAGGTTCATCATCTCGGAACCTATGTCCTGCCGATGCCGAACGGCGACACGGTGAAGAAGGCGCTCTACCGCCAGATCAGGCGGGAAAGGATCCTGATTTCCAACCGCTTCATGGCAACACGGCTGCTGACGGCGAAGGACGGCAGGATAGCGGGCGCCATCGCGGTGAATACGCGCTCGGCCGAGTTTCTCGTGCTTCGCGCCAAGACCGTGATCCTTTGCATGGGTGCAGCGGGCCGGCTCGGCCTGCCGCATTCGGGCTACCTGTTCGGAACCTACGAGAACCCCACGAATTCCGGTGACGGCTATTCGATGGCCTATCACGCAGGCGCCGCGCTGGCCAATCTCGAATGCTACCAGATCAATCCGTTGATCAAGGACTATAATGGACCGGCCTGCGCCTATGTCGCTGGTCCGTTCGGCGCCTATACGGCGAACAGCGAAGGCAAGCGCTTCATCGAGAGTGACTACTGGTCGGGACAGATGATGCAGGAATTCTACAACGAACTGCAGTCGGGCAAGGGCCCGGTCTTCCTGAAACTCAATCATCTGCATCCCGACACCGTCGGCGAGATCGAACAGATCTTGCACAAGGTTGAGCGGCCGTCGCGCGGCAGGTTCCATCAAGCGCGCGGGACCGACTACCGCGAGGTGATGATCGAGATGCATATCTCGGAAATCGGCTTCTGCTCGGGGCACAGTGCGTCCGGGGTCTTCGTCGATGAATTCGCCCGCACCACCGTGCCGGGCCTCTATGCCGCAGGCGATATGGCGAGTGTCCCGCACAACTACATGCTCGGCGCATTCACCAATGGCGCGATCGCCGGCGAACACGCTGCCGGGGTTGCGGGTGAGATCGACCTGCCGGAGTTCGACAGCGAACTGGTCAGCCTCGAGCGCCAACGTGTGCTGGCGCCGACCCGGCGCGACGACGGCATTCCGCCGAACCAGCTGGAATACAAGACCCGGCGCCTCGTCAACGACTATCTCCAGCCGCCCAAGGTTACCGCGAAGATGCAGATCGGGCAGGCGCGGCTTGCAGAAGTCAGGGAAGATCTCGAGAGGGCGCTCGTCGCGCGCAATCCGCATGAACTGATGCGCTCGCTGGAAGTCTCCTCGATTCTCGATTGCGCCGACATGGCGGCCCAGGCTTCGCTCTATCGGACCGAGAGCCGCTGGGGCCTCTACCATAATCGTGTCGACTACCCCGACAAGGACGATGACAATTGGTTCTGCCATACGCTGCTTCGCAAGGTCGACGGCCGAATGGTGTCCGAAAAGCGGGCGATCGAGCCTTATATCGTGCCAATCGAGCACGAGGAGCGCACCGCCTACGAGCGCCTGCGCGTTTCCAATCAAGCCTGA
- a CDS encoding gamma-butyrobetaine hydroxylase-like domain-containing protein, protein MIPLELRINAERRSLAITWDDGNLSSIPASRLRALSRAAHHVRSSIEGREGSFDDVTITSAETIGSYAVRLGFSDGHDRGIYPWSYLRDIANS, encoded by the coding sequence ATGATACCTTTGGAACTAAGAATCAACGCCGAGCGCCGCTCACTCGCCATCACGTGGGATGACGGCAATCTCTCCTCCATCCCGGCTTCACGGTTGCGCGCGCTCAGCCGAGCGGCTCATCACGTCCGATCTTCCATCGAGGGCAGGGAGGGTTCGTTCGACGACGTGACCATCACGAGCGCCGAGACGATCGGCTCCTACGCCGTGCGCCTAGGTTTTTCCGATGGCCATGACCGCGGCATCTATCCGTGGAGCTATCTGCGGGACATCGCCAATTCGTGA
- a CDS encoding phosphate/phosphite/phosphonate ABC transporter substrate-binding protein, whose protein sequence is MRIASLAMYVSPPPVAAATTALWAFIRDDLRREGLHDVPEGLSADIRYDESWSHPDLLLAQTCGYPYIRHLRGKVRLVATPVYSHPGCDGPAKCSFIIVRQNSPVRALEELRGARAAINEAGSNSGVNLFRAAVAPFASGGRFFASVVETGGHRASIDAVASGAADVAAIDCVTYGNTLRFDPERLAGIRVLEETVKGPGLPFIARAAASDREITALRGALKRAIAEPSLAETRDTLALKDFVVLADADYEPLAELERSAHRLGYPVIA, encoded by the coding sequence ATGCGGATTGCCAGCCTTGCAATGTATGTCAGCCCGCCACCGGTCGCGGCGGCGACGACGGCGCTGTGGGCGTTCATTCGGGACGACTTGCGGCGGGAGGGACTCCATGATGTCCCGGAAGGCTTGAGCGCCGACATCCGCTATGACGAAAGCTGGAGTCACCCTGACCTGTTGCTGGCGCAGACCTGCGGCTATCCTTACATCCGGCATCTGCGCGGCAAGGTCCGGCTCGTCGCGACACCGGTCTATTCGCATCCGGGCTGCGACGGTCCGGCGAAATGCAGCTTCATCATCGTGCGCCAGAATTCGCCAGTGCGCGCCCTTGAAGAGCTCCGCGGCGCGCGGGCCGCCATCAACGAAGCCGGCAGCAATTCCGGGGTCAATCTGTTCCGCGCCGCCGTCGCGCCGTTTGCGAGCGGCGGCCGGTTCTTCGCCTCCGTGGTCGAGACCGGAGGCCACCGCGCCAGCATCGACGCCGTCGCGTCCGGTGCCGCGGATGTGGCCGCAATCGACTGCGTCACCTATGGCAATACGCTGCGTTTCGATCCCGAACGCCTGGCCGGAATCCGCGTGCTTGAAGAGACCGTCAAGGGTCCGGGGCTGCCGTTCATCGCTCGCGCGGCGGCATCCGACCGAGAAATCACGGCTCTGCGCGGGGCGCTCAAAAGGGCGATCGCCGAACCGTCGCTGGCCGAAACGCGCGACACGCTGGCGCTCAAGGATTTCGTCGTCCTTGCGGACGCGGATTACGAACCATTGGCCGAGCTTGAGCGATCTGCGCATCGCCTTGGCTACCCGGTCATCGCCTGA
- a CDS encoding oligopeptide/dipeptide ABC transporter ATP-binding protein: MSALALSLKNAVIRYGRMTAVDGLSLELRPGEALGLVGESGCGKTSVARAIAGLQPLSSGELAIGGEVLGSSTAVRRRDLQRKVQLLFQDPASSLSPRLTVGALMAEPLKIRRTYSAESWARIAALAESIGLGKQLLPRYPHQLSGGQAQRVALVRAIAAEPSIIVADEPTAGLDISVQGELLNLLRSLRDRLQLSYLFISHNLNVVGRVTDRVAIMYLGQIVECGGTRQLFSSPAHPYTQALLSSNLTVDAQRRGDRIVLKGELPSPHEPPPGCRFHGRCPVARAVCATTQPRLETVSDGRAVACHFPVETGVVQAMTG, translated from the coding sequence ATGAGTGCGCTCGCTCTTTCCCTCAAGAACGCGGTAATCCGCTACGGCAGGATGACCGCCGTCGACGGCCTCTCGCTCGAACTGCGTCCCGGCGAAGCGCTCGGCCTCGTGGGCGAGAGCGGATGCGGAAAGACGTCGGTGGCCCGCGCGATCGCCGGACTGCAGCCCTTGTCTTCGGGAGAGCTCGCGATTGGCGGGGAAGTGCTTGGCAGTAGCACTGCCGTACGGCGGCGTGATCTGCAGCGCAAGGTCCAGCTTCTCTTCCAGGATCCGGCAAGCTCGCTTTCCCCGCGCCTCACCGTCGGCGCGCTCATGGCCGAGCCGCTGAAGATCCGCAGGACCTATTCGGCCGAAAGCTGGGCGCGCATCGCAGCGCTGGCCGAAAGCATCGGCCTCGGCAAGCAACTGCTGCCGCGCTATCCGCACCAGTTGAGCGGCGGGCAGGCCCAGCGGGTGGCGCTGGTGCGGGCGATTGCCGCCGAGCCTTCGATCATCGTTGCCGACGAGCCGACTGCGGGTCTCGACATCTCCGTCCAGGGCGAACTGCTCAACCTCTTGCGATCGCTGAGGGACCGGCTGCAACTGAGTTACCTGTTCATCTCGCACAACCTCAACGTGGTCGGACGGGTCACCGATCGGGTCGCTATCATGTATCTCGGACAGATCGTCGAATGCGGCGGCACACGCCAGCTCTTTTCAAGTCCGGCGCATCCCTACACCCAGGCGCTGCTTTCCTCGAACCTGACAGTCGATGCGCAAAGACGCGGCGACCGGATTGTGCTGAAGGGAGAGTTGCCGAGCCCGCACGAGCCGCCGCCCGGCTGCCGCTTCCACGGCCGCTGTCCCGTCGCAAGGGCTGTCTGCGCAACGACGCAGCCGCGGCTCGAGACCGTCTCGGACGGCCGAGCCGTTGCCTGCCATTTTCCAGTCGAGACAGGCGTCGTTCAGGCGATGACCGGGTAG
- a CDS encoding ABC transporter ATP-binding protein, with amino-acid sequence MSEALVAIEKLNVSYPGAGATAHVLDSVDITIGHGEAVGLVGESGSGKSTVAFALLGLLADDAEVSAGRAAFDSRENVFATKEAEALRGTEIAMVFQDPMSSLNPLFTIGTQLVDIQRRRFPKDRRSQLWARAERVLAEVGVPDAPRRMRAYPHEFSGGMRQRVVIAMALLVEPKLLIADEPTTALDATIEMQVVEALQRLRRRTRSSMLVVSHSMGLIAELCDSVVVMYAGTVVESGPVKAVLRKPLHPYTRALLACEIDPYSDFDPEQDLATIPGIVPDPACRPAGCIFAARCTESHARCSEPPPRRQVEAGHRFSCWQDASR; translated from the coding sequence GTGAGCGAAGCCCTTGTCGCCATCGAGAAACTGAACGTTTCCTATCCCGGCGCCGGGGCGACCGCGCATGTTCTGGATTCGGTGGACATCACCATCGGACATGGAGAGGCCGTCGGTCTCGTCGGCGAGAGCGGCAGCGGAAAGTCGACCGTGGCCTTCGCCCTGCTTGGCCTTCTGGCGGACGATGCTGAAGTGTCTGCCGGCCGCGCCGCCTTCGATAGCCGCGAGAATGTCTTTGCAACAAAGGAGGCCGAAGCGCTCCGCGGCACCGAGATTGCCATGGTCTTTCAGGATCCGATGAGTTCGCTCAATCCGCTATTCACGATCGGCACGCAACTGGTCGACATACAGCGCCGCCGCTTCCCCAAGGACCGCCGCTCGCAACTGTGGGCGCGGGCGGAGCGCGTGCTCGCCGAAGTCGGCGTGCCGGATGCGCCACGACGGATGCGTGCCTATCCGCATGAGTTTTCCGGCGGCATGCGGCAGCGTGTCGTCATCGCGATGGCGCTGCTCGTCGAGCCCAAGCTGCTGATCGCCGATGAACCCACGACGGCGCTCGATGCGACGATCGAGATGCAGGTGGTCGAAGCGCTGCAGCGCCTGAGGCGGCGGACCCGGTCCTCGATGCTCGTCGTCAGCCACAGCATGGGGCTGATCGCCGAACTCTGCGACAGCGTCGTCGTCATGTATGCCGGAACGGTGGTGGAAAGCGGGCCGGTCAAGGCGGTCCTGCGCAAGCCGCTCCATCCCTACACCCGCGCGCTGCTTGCCTGCGAGATCGATCCCTATTCCGACTTCGATCCCGAACAGGACCTCGCGACGATTCCGGGGATCGTACCGGATCCGGCATGTCGTCCCGCCGGATGCATCTTCGCTGCGCGCTGCACCGAAAGCCACGCGCGATGCAGCGAACCGCCGCCACGTCGGCAGGTGGAGGCGGGACACAGGTTCTCCTGTTGGCAGGATGCTTCGCGATGA
- a CDS encoding ABC transporter permease: protein MPALLQIARRPGGAFALFAVTMICLVAIAAPLIAPYGPNAIAPAKRLMDPSFQHLLGTDHLGRDILSRLIYGSRVALGVALSVIAISLIAGVALGIAAALSPRAVDFSIVGIFDIVTSFPSIILALALVAVLGPGLGNVVLLVSIVFIPHFGRVARAQTIALRNSPFIEAEKVLGAERWRVILHHVTPNIIGPIFVLACMDIPVVITIEAGLSFLGLGVRPPLASWGSLLNDGYTYLEQSIWLATFSGLALILATLGFALLGEAMRDTLDPKLRKHL from the coding sequence ATGCCGGCCCTGCTCCAAATCGCCCGCCGACCGGGCGGAGCTTTCGCGCTCTTTGCCGTCACGATGATCTGCCTGGTCGCAATCGCCGCGCCGCTGATCGCACCCTATGGCCCAAATGCGATCGCGCCAGCAAAGCGGCTGATGGATCCATCCTTCCAGCACCTTCTCGGCACCGACCATCTTGGCCGCGATATCCTAAGCCGCCTGATCTACGGCTCCCGCGTCGCCCTTGGCGTCGCCTTGTCGGTGATCGCCATTTCGCTTATCGCCGGCGTTGCGCTCGGCATTGCGGCCGCGTTGTCGCCGCGTGCGGTCGACTTCTCGATCGTCGGAATCTTCGATATCGTCACCTCGTTTCCGAGCATCATTCTTGCGCTGGCGCTCGTCGCGGTTCTGGGGCCGGGGCTGGGAAACGTCGTGCTCCTTGTCAGCATCGTTTTCATCCCACATTTCGGCCGGGTCGCACGGGCGCAGACGATCGCGCTTCGCAACAGTCCTTTTATCGAGGCGGAAAAGGTGCTGGGGGCGGAGCGCTGGCGGGTTATCCTGCACCATGTCACTCCGAACATCATCGGCCCGATCTTCGTGCTCGCTTGCATGGACATCCCGGTCGTCATCACCATCGAGGCAGGCCTCAGTTTCCTCGGTCTCGGTGTGCGGCCGCCGCTGGCGAGCTGGGGCAGTCTGCTCAACGACGGCTACACCTATCTCGAGCAATCGATCTGGCTCGCCACCTTTTCCGGCCTGGCACTGATCCTTGCCACTCTCGGCTTTGCGCTTCTGGGGGAGGCCATGCGCGACACACTCGATCCCAAGCTGAGGAAGCACCTGTGA
- a CDS encoding ABC transporter permease — translation MRGASFRIHLAFKLATALLAVAGSVVILMALTRLIPGDPATVILGSRATPEAVAALNARIGLDRPVGEQVLAFFAHLLSGDLGEDVFNGRPVAGLVAAALPNTVALAFSAMLSAILFGVPLALLSARNPGGKTDRLVAFLSVGFISTPSFVVAVFLLMTFSVTLRWFPVLGAGEAGAVGDQLWHLVLPTAALAVGWIGYLARLLRSSLLEVLGENHIRTLRAYGVSEAKILMKYALKPAILPTIAILSMGFGELLGGAVFVEVIFNRPGLGSLIYDAIRTRNYPVVQGGVFITVLLYVLTNLSADLTQSLLDPRERSRLAAARGT, via the coding sequence ATGAGAGGCGCGTCTTTCCGGATCCACCTTGCCTTCAAGCTGGCGACGGCGCTTCTCGCCGTTGCCGGTTCCGTCGTGATCCTGATGGCATTGACGCGCCTCATACCGGGCGATCCGGCAACCGTCATTCTCGGCTCGCGCGCGACCCCGGAGGCCGTCGCCGCGCTGAACGCCCGTATCGGCCTCGACCGGCCGGTCGGCGAGCAAGTGCTCGCCTTCTTCGCCCACCTTTTGTCCGGTGATCTCGGAGAGGATGTCTTCAACGGCCGGCCGGTGGCCGGGCTCGTTGCGGCGGCGCTGCCCAACACGGTGGCGCTGGCGTTCTCCGCCATGCTCTCGGCCATTCTGTTCGGGGTGCCGCTGGCGCTGTTGTCGGCGCGCAATCCCGGCGGCAAGACGGACCGTCTCGTGGCGTTCCTCAGCGTTGGTTTCATCTCGACGCCGAGCTTCGTGGTCGCGGTCTTCCTGCTCATGACGTTCTCGGTGACTTTGCGCTGGTTCCCGGTACTCGGAGCAGGTGAGGCCGGTGCTGTCGGCGACCAGTTGTGGCATCTGGTGCTTCCGACCGCCGCCCTTGCCGTCGGCTGGATCGGCTACCTCGCCCGCCTGTTGCGCTCGTCGCTGCTGGAGGTTTTGGGTGAGAACCACATCCGCACTCTACGCGCCTATGGCGTCAGCGAAGCGAAGATCCTGATGAAATATGCATTGAAGCCGGCGATTCTACCGACCATTGCGATTCTCTCGATGGGGTTCGGCGAACTTCTCGGCGGCGCAGTCTTCGTCGAAGTGATCTTCAATCGGCCTGGCCTCGGCTCGCTGATCTATGACGCGATCCGCACCCGCAACTATCCGGTGGTGCAGGGTGGCGTGTTCATCACGGTGCTTCTTTACGTGCTGACCAATCTTTCTGCCGATCTGACGCAGAGCCTCCTCGATCCACGCGAGCGATCCCGCCTCGCCGCAGCGCGGGGGACCTGA
- a CDS encoding ABC transporter substrate-binding protein, which yields MTFNSTRRQVLIGGASLATVVAIGGTHPAFASADRTKIVVRVEKDLSNLDPANRSGPIDLNVIWSVQQGLISFKPGSIEWELDAAEEMEQVSDREIRFKLRSGLTFTGGYGELTAEDVKFSFERFIKPDAEGKPVTYAKDWAALERVEVTGPLEGRIILKNPAPALYTIALADGSGRIISKKAFEALGKDIATKLIGSGPYVLKEWTPREQFVLEINPDYKGPIKPHFQQIVGKPIGEQKTAEIAFRSGEIDFTAIDPESGKELAGLSDASVTEIPAIDYVWFGPNIEKAPFDDIRVRRAIRYTVDVDAILQGAYSGLYPRANSLLAPSLLGYWKDAPVYSRDLEKAQALLAEAGHPNGFKTKLTIESTARYEAIAQIIQANLAEVGIEVEIEALESAAYWALGENDASKDLELSLIKFNGKFDPGFQTQWFTSAQVGQWNWQRWKNAEFDALHEKGGVTVDQAEREKIYIDAQKLLDESAAFIWITHNLNAFASRKWLKPGVLPNGNNWLYTAFTEATA from the coding sequence ATGACATTCAATTCGACCCGCCGGCAGGTACTCATCGGCGGCGCATCGCTTGCCACTGTCGTCGCCATTGGCGGCACTCATCCGGCATTTGCAAGTGCCGATCGCACCAAGATCGTGGTGCGCGTGGAGAAGGACCTATCCAATCTCGACCCGGCGAACCGTTCCGGGCCGATCGATCTCAATGTAATCTGGTCGGTGCAGCAGGGGCTGATTTCTTTCAAACCCGGCTCGATCGAGTGGGAGCTCGACGCGGCCGAAGAGATGGAGCAGGTCAGCGATAGGGAGATCCGTTTCAAGCTTCGCAGCGGACTGACCTTTACCGGCGGGTACGGGGAGCTGACGGCGGAGGATGTGAAATTCTCCTTCGAGCGCTTCATCAAGCCCGATGCAGAGGGCAAGCCGGTAACCTATGCCAAGGATTGGGCGGCACTCGAGCGCGTAGAAGTGACCGGTCCGCTCGAGGGGCGCATCATTCTCAAGAACCCGGCGCCCGCCCTCTACACGATCGCGCTGGCCGACGGGTCCGGACGCATCATCTCGAAGAAAGCGTTCGAGGCCCTCGGCAAGGATATCGCCACCAAGCTGATCGGCAGCGGACCGTACGTGCTGAAGGAATGGACGCCGCGCGAACAGTTCGTCCTGGAAATCAACCCGGACTACAAGGGGCCGATCAAACCGCATTTCCAGCAAATCGTCGGGAAGCCGATCGGCGAGCAGAAGACCGCGGAAATCGCGTTCCGCTCCGGCGAGATCGACTTCACGGCAATCGATCCGGAAAGCGGCAAGGAGCTTGCCGGGCTGTCGGATGCGAGCGTCACCGAGATCCCCGCGATCGACTATGTCTGGTTCGGCCCGAATATCGAAAAAGCGCCGTTCGACGACATCCGCGTGCGCCGGGCGATCCGCTATACGGTCGACGTCGATGCGATTCTGCAGGGCGCTTATTCCGGACTCTATCCGCGCGCCAATTCGCTCTTGGCGCCGAGCCTGCTCGGCTATTGGAAGGACGCCCCGGTCTATTCGCGTGACCTCGAGAAGGCGCAGGCGCTTCTTGCCGAAGCCGGCCATCCGAACGGCTTCAAGACGAAGCTGACCATCGAGTCCACCGCACGCTATGAAGCGATCGCGCAGATCATTCAGGCGAATCTCGCCGAAGTCGGCATCGAGGTCGAGATCGAGGCGCTGGAATCCGCCGCTTACTGGGCGCTCGGCGAGAACGATGCCAGCAAAGACCTCGAACTGTCGCTCATAAAGTTCAACGGCAAGTTCGATCCGGGCTTCCAGACGCAATGGTTCACTTCGGCCCAGGTCGGGCAGTGGAACTGGCAGCGTTGGAAAAATGCCGAATTCGACGCGCTGCATGAGAAGGGTGGCGTCACTGTCGATCAGGCCGAACGGGAAAAGATCTATATCGATGCCCAGAAGCTTCTCGATGAATCCGCAGCCTTCATCTGGATCACCCACAACCTCAATGCCTTTGCCTCGCGCAAATGGCTGAAGCCGGGTGTCCTGCCGAACGGCAACAACTGGCTGTACACGGCCTTCACCGAAGCCACGGCCTGA
- a CDS encoding fatty acid desaturase yields the protein MGSFSALKSPSISRLEWPTVALSGAIYGGYLALTWWWASLPMPLVMAAGSWLIAWHGSLQHEVMHGHPTRNRRINDAIGWAPLSLWLPYAIYKDSHLTHHRDEHLTDPIEDPESSYFTKAAWDRLGAFGRLLAAWNSTLLGRLAIGPAIMILNFLAQELRAVFEEGGERRRIWLSHSAGVAAVLAWVLLVCDMPLWLYVFGFIYGGAALTRLRSYAEHRYADNHEERTAIVENSRLLGLLFLHNNLHVLHHSRPGIPWYRIPAIYRQNRDALVALNGGLVYNSYLEIVRRFLLNPHDDPRHPRHR from the coding sequence ATCGGCAGTTTTTCTGCTCTCAAGAGCCCATCCATAAGCCGACTGGAATGGCCGACCGTCGCGCTTTCGGGGGCCATCTACGGCGGCTATCTGGCGCTCACGTGGTGGTGGGCGTCACTACCGATGCCGCTGGTCATGGCCGCTGGCAGTTGGCTAATTGCCTGGCACGGCTCGCTTCAGCACGAAGTGATGCATGGCCATCCTACCCGCAATCGGCGGATAAACGATGCGATCGGCTGGGCACCACTGTCCTTGTGGCTTCCCTATGCGATCTACAAGGATAGCCACCTCACCCATCACCGCGACGAGCACCTGACCGACCCGATAGAAGATCCGGAGTCCTCTTACTTCACAAAGGCCGCCTGGGATCGGCTCGGAGCTTTCGGGCGGTTGCTCGCCGCATGGAACAGCACCCTGCTCGGCCGGCTGGCGATTGGCCCGGCCATAATGATCCTGAACTTCCTTGCCCAGGAACTGCGCGCGGTCTTTGAAGAAGGCGGCGAACGTCGGAGGATCTGGCTGAGCCACAGTGCGGGTGTGGCAGCTGTGCTCGCCTGGGTTTTGCTGGTCTGCGATATGCCTCTTTGGCTTTACGTGTTTGGCTTCATCTACGGCGGCGCGGCACTTACACGGCTTCGCTCCTATGCCGAGCATCGCTATGCCGACAATCACGAGGAGCGTACGGCGATCGTCGAAAACAGCAGGCTCCTTGGTTTGCTGTTTCTGCACAACAACCTGCACGTCCTGCATCACAGCCGGCCAGGCATTCCCTGGTACCGGATCCCTGCGATCTACCGCCAGAACAGAGATGCTCTCGTCGCCCTGAACGGCGGGCTGGTCTACAACAGCTACCTCGAAATTGTCCGGCGATTTCTCCTGAACCCGCATGACGATCCGCGGCATCCGCGACATCGATGA
- a CDS encoding RBBP9/YdeN family alpha/beta hydrolase: MRPLVPDIETLILPGLNGSPEEHWQRHWARDNRDSQIVEQDNWTCPDLDNWMGCLESAIEASPGDIGLVAHSLGCALAANLANHPLASRVRCALLVAPCDLETTEELHPCAINFGDMPRWRLPFPSLVVGSLNDPYMSVERLRLTARYWGSALIDLGEAGHINIASGFGRWQVGYALFDLLRSSSERLSTERRPKDELFPRAFTGARLAPN; the protein is encoded by the coding sequence ATGAGACCACTGGTTCCGGACATCGAAACACTCATTCTTCCGGGGCTCAATGGATCGCCCGAAGAACATTGGCAGCGTCATTGGGCGCGCGACAATAGGGACAGCCAAATTGTCGAGCAGGACAACTGGACCTGTCCCGATCTGGACAATTGGATGGGGTGCCTCGAAAGCGCCATTGAAGCCAGCCCGGGCGATATCGGGCTGGTCGCCCATAGCCTCGGCTGCGCGCTTGCTGCAAACCTTGCGAACCATCCCCTTGCATCACGCGTACGGTGCGCACTGCTGGTGGCGCCATGTGACCTCGAAACGACGGAGGAGCTGCATCCCTGCGCAATAAATTTCGGCGACATGCCACGCTGGCGACTGCCGTTCCCGAGCCTCGTCGTCGGAAGTCTTAATGATCCCTACATGTCAGTGGAAAGATTACGGCTTACGGCACGATATTGGGGCAGTGCGCTCATCGATCTCGGCGAGGCCGGGCATATCAACATCGCGAGCGGCTTCGGTCGCTGGCAAGTTGGATATGCCTTATTCGACCTTCTCAGGTCATCGAGCGAGCGTTTGTCTACTGAGCGACGACCGAAGGACGAGCTATTCCCGAGAGCGTTCACCGGTGCGCGTCTCGCCCCGAACTAG
- a CDS encoding ATP-binding cassette domain-containing protein yields the protein MSEPVSYLRVRGRPLLREVPGPTERTVVSELIPRKQEERPVNGKTVLLDGLSKSFASRRVLSRLNLEIPAGQLLAIVGRSGCGKSTLLRLIAGLDRPSSGVISVGGAEVKSLQSNVRLLFQDARLLPWHRVISNVGIARTKNWRDSAAAALADVGLADRANDWPAVLSGGQAQRVALARALVSRPGVLLLDEPFGALDALTRMEMHRLLERIWHEHGFTTVLITHDVAEAVALADRVIVLRDGGIALDMPIDLPRPRRGAADTAAVSLQARILDEV from the coding sequence ATGAGCGAGCCTGTATCCTATCTTCGTGTGCGTGGCCGGCCCCTTCTCCGGGAAGTGCCGGGTCCGACCGAGCGGACCGTCGTCAGCGAGCTGATTCCGCGGAAACAGGAGGAACGCCCGGTAAATGGGAAGACCGTGCTCCTCGACGGATTGTCGAAATCGTTCGCGAGCAGGCGAGTGCTCTCGCGGCTGAATCTGGAGATTCCGGCCGGCCAATTGCTGGCGATCGTCGGGCGATCCGGTTGCGGCAAGTCCACGCTTCTGCGTCTCATTGCCGGCCTCGACCGGCCGAGCAGCGGTGTGATTTCAGTGGGCGGTGCTGAGGTAAAGTCGCTTCAGTCGAATGTGCGGCTCCTGTTTCAAGATGCGAGGCTGCTTCCCTGGCATCGGGTGATCAGCAATGTCGGCATCGCTCGGACAAAGAATTGGCGCGATAGCGCGGCGGCGGCTCTAGCCGATGTCGGGCTTGCAGATCGGGCAAACGACTGGCCGGCTGTTCTTTCGGGGGGTCAGGCCCAGCGCGTGGCCCTCGCGCGCGCATTGGTGAGCCGGCCGGGCGTCCTCCTGCTGGACGAACCCTTCGGGGCTCTCGATGCCCTCACGCGCATGGAGATGCACCGCCTGCTGGAACGCATCTGGCACGAGCACGGCTTTACGACGGTTCTGATCACGCATGATGTCGCCGAGGCGGTCGCACTTGCCGATCGGGTGATCGTCCTGCGCGACGGCGGGATCGCCCTCGACATGCCGATCGACCTTCCCCGCCCGCGTCGTGGGGCAGCGGACACCGCAGCCGTCTCATTGCAGGCGCGAATTCTCGACGAGGTATAG